Proteins co-encoded in one Enterobacter sp. R4-368 genomic window:
- the adhE gene encoding bifunctional acetaldehyde-CoA/alcohol dehydrogenase has translation MAVTNVAELNALVERVKKAQREYANFTQEQVDKIFRAAALAAADARIPLAKMAVAESGMGIVEDKVIKNHFASEYIYNAYKDEKTCGVLSEDDTFGTITIAEPIGIICGIVPTTNPTSTAIFKSLISLKTRNAIIFSPHPRAKDATNKAADIVLQAAIAAGAPKDLIGWIDQPSVELSNALMHHPDINLILATGGPGMVKAAYSSGKPAIGVGAGNTPVVIDETADIKRAVASVLMSKTFDNGVICASEQSVVVVDSVYDAVRERFASHGGYLLQGKELKAVQDIILKNGALNAAIVGQPAYKIAELAGFTVPTTTKILIGEVKVVDESEPFAHEKLSPTLAMYRAKDFEDAVEKAEKLVAMGGIGHTSCLYTDQDNQPDRVAHFGQKMKTARILINTPASQGGIGDLYNFKLAPSLTLGCGSWGGNSISENVGPKHLINKKTVAKRAENMLWHKLPKSIYFRRGSLPIALDEVITDGHKRALIVTDRFLFNNGYADQITSVLKAAGVETEVFFEVEADPTLTIVRKGAELANSFKPDVIIALGGGSPMDAAKIMWVMYEHPETHFEELALRFMDIRKRIYKFPKMGVKAKMIAITTTSGTGSEVTPFAVVTDDATGQKYPLADYALTPDMAIVDANLVMDMPKSLCAFGGLDAVTHALEAYVSVLASEFSDGQALQALKLLKENLPASYNEGSKNPVARERVHSAATIAGIAFANAFLGVCHSMAHKLGSQFHIPHGLANALLICNVIRYNANDNPTKQTAFSQYDRPQARRRYAEIADHLGLTSAGDRTAAKIEKLLAWLESIKAELGIPKSIREAGVQEADFLANVDKLSEDAFDDQCTGANPRYPLISELKQILLDTFYGREYKEGEVAVVKAEAAPVKADKKAKKPA, from the coding sequence ATGGCTGTTACTAATGTCGCTGAACTTAACGCACTCGTTGAACGCGTGAAGAAAGCCCAGCGTGAATATGCCAACTTTACTCAAGAGCAAGTAGATAAAATCTTCCGTGCTGCCGCTCTGGCCGCCGCAGATGCTCGTATCCCGCTGGCAAAAATGGCGGTTGCCGAATCCGGCATGGGTATTGTTGAAGACAAAGTGATTAAAAACCACTTCGCTTCCGAATATATTTACAACGCGTATAAAGACGAGAAAACCTGCGGCGTTCTGTCAGAAGATGATACCTTCGGCACCATTACCATTGCAGAACCAATCGGCATTATCTGTGGTATTGTTCCGACCACTAACCCAACCTCTACCGCTATCTTTAAATCACTGATTAGCCTGAAGACCCGTAACGCCATCATTTTTTCCCCGCATCCGCGCGCTAAAGATGCCACCAACAAAGCAGCTGATATCGTACTGCAAGCAGCCATTGCCGCTGGCGCCCCGAAAGATCTGATCGGCTGGATTGACCAACCGTCTGTCGAACTGTCTAACGCATTAATGCACCACCCGGATATCAACCTGATCCTCGCCACTGGCGGCCCAGGTATGGTAAAAGCGGCGTACAGCTCCGGTAAACCAGCGATCGGTGTAGGTGCAGGTAACACCCCGGTTGTGATTGATGAAACTGCTGATATTAAACGCGCAGTGGCATCCGTACTGATGTCTAAAACCTTCGATAACGGCGTTATCTGTGCTTCTGAACAGTCCGTAGTTGTAGTTGATTCTGTCTACGATGCGGTTCGTGAGCGTTTCGCCAGCCACGGCGGTTACCTGCTTCAGGGCAAAGAGTTGAAAGCCGTTCAGGACATTATCCTGAAAAATGGCGCGCTCAACGCCGCTATTGTTGGTCAGCCTGCTTATAAAATCGCTGAACTGGCCGGTTTCACCGTTCCAACGACCACTAAGATCCTGATTGGTGAAGTGAAAGTTGTCGATGAGAGCGAACCGTTCGCCCACGAAAAATTGTCCCCGACGCTTGCCATGTACCGCGCAAAAGATTTCGAAGACGCGGTCGAAAAAGCAGAGAAACTTGTCGCCATGGGCGGTATCGGTCATACCTCTTGCCTGTATACCGACCAGGATAACCAGCCAGATCGCGTTGCTCACTTCGGTCAGAAGATGAAAACCGCGCGTATCCTGATTAACACCCCGGCTTCTCAGGGTGGTATCGGTGACCTGTACAACTTTAAACTCGCGCCTTCCCTGACTCTGGGTTGTGGTTCCTGGGGTGGTAACTCCATCTCTGAAAACGTTGGTCCGAAACACCTGATCAACAAGAAAACCGTTGCTAAGCGAGCTGAAAACATGTTGTGGCACAAACTTCCGAAATCTATCTACTTCCGCCGTGGCTCTCTGCCAATCGCGCTGGATGAAGTGATTACTGATGGTCACAAACGCGCGCTTATCGTGACTGACCGTTTCCTGTTCAACAATGGTTATGCAGATCAGATTACTTCTGTACTGAAAGCGGCCGGCGTTGAAACCGAAGTGTTCTTTGAAGTTGAAGCAGACCCAACACTGACCATCGTACGTAAAGGCGCTGAGCTGGCGAACTCCTTTAAACCAGACGTGATTATCGCGCTGGGTGGCGGTTCTCCGATGGACGCCGCGAAAATTATGTGGGTGATGTACGAACATCCGGAAACCCATTTTGAAGAACTGGCGCTGCGCTTTATGGATATCCGTAAACGTATCTATAAGTTCCCGAAAATGGGCGTGAAAGCGAAAATGATCGCTATCACCACCACTTCCGGTACCGGTTCTGAAGTTACGCCGTTTGCGGTAGTAACCGATGATGCCACTGGTCAGAAATATCCACTGGCAGACTATGCTCTGACGCCGGATATGGCGATTGTTGACGCCAACCTGGTGATGGATATGCCGAAATCCCTGTGCGCCTTCGGTGGCCTGGATGCGGTCACTCACGCACTGGAAGCTTACGTATCCGTACTGGCTTCTGAGTTCTCTGACGGCCAGGCGCTGCAAGCGCTGAAATTGCTGAAAGAGAACCTGCCAGCGTCTTACAACGAAGGTTCAAAAAACCCGGTTGCTCGTGAACGCGTTCACAGTGCCGCTACCATTGCCGGTATTGCCTTTGCCAACGCCTTCCTTGGTGTGTGCCACTCCATGGCGCACAAACTGGGTTCGCAGTTCCACATTCCGCACGGTCTGGCTAACGCCCTGCTTATCTGTAACGTTATTCGCTATAACGCGAACGACAACCCGACTAAGCAGACCGCGTTCAGCCAGTATGACCGCCCGCAGGCACGCCGCCGTTATGCTGAAATCGCTGACCATTTAGGCCTGACTTCTGCCGGTGACCGTACAGCAGCGAAAATCGAAAAACTGCTGGCATGGCTGGAAAGCATCAAAGCTGAACTGGGTATTCCGAAATCTATCCGTGAAGCTGGCGTACAGGAAGCTGACTTCCTGGCTAACGTGGATAAGCTGTCTGAAGATGCGTTTGATGACCAGTGTACTGGTGCGAACCCGCGCTACCCGCTGATCTCCGAACTGAAACAGATCCTGCTGGATACTTTCTACGGTCGTGAATACAAAGAAGGTGAAGTGGCGGTAGTGAAAGCTGAAGCTGCTCCAGTTAAAGCAGACAAAAAAGCGAAGAAACCCGCTTAA
- a CDS encoding YchE family NAAT transporter: protein MEHTVFDLPLYFKFFIGLFALVNPVGIIPVFISMTSYQMTAARNKTNLTANLSVAIILWTSLFLGDAILQLFGISIDSFRIAGGILVVTIAMSMISGKLGEDKQNKQEKSETAIRESIGVVPLALPLMAGPGAISSTIVWGTRYHTVEHLIGFTVAIALFALSSWGLFRIAPWLVRLLGQTGINVITRIMGLLLMALGIEFIVAGARSLFPGLLN, encoded by the coding sequence GTGGAGCACACCGTGTTCGATCTTCCCCTCTATTTTAAATTTTTTATTGGCCTGTTTGCGTTGGTCAATCCGGTCGGCATTATTCCGGTCTTTATTAGCATGACCAGCTACCAGATGACCGCCGCACGCAATAAAACGAATCTCACCGCCAATCTGTCCGTGGCCATTATTCTCTGGACATCTCTGTTTCTTGGCGATGCCATATTGCAGCTGTTTGGTATTTCGATCGATTCGTTCCGCATTGCCGGGGGCATTCTGGTGGTGACTATTGCCATGTCGATGATCAGCGGGAAACTGGGTGAAGATAAGCAGAATAAACAAGAAAAGTCAGAGACAGCCATCCGCGAAAGTATTGGCGTGGTACCGTTAGCCTTGCCTCTGATGGCGGGGCCGGGGGCGATCAGTTCCACCATTGTCTGGGGAACACGCTATCACACCGTTGAGCATCTGATCGGTTTTACCGTTGCGATTGCGCTGTTTGCGCTCAGCTCCTGGGGACTATTTCGTATCGCGCCCTGGCTGGTGCGTTTGCTTGGGCAAACGGGTATCAACGTCATTACACGTATTATGGGATTGTTACTTATGGCGCTGGGTATTGAGTTTATTGTCGCGGGGGCGAGATCGCTATTTCCTGGTTTGCTGAACTGA
- the oppA gene encoding oligopeptide ABC transporter substrate-binding protein OppA: protein MSIITKKSLVAAGILTALITGNAAMAADVPAGVQLAEKQTLVRNNGSEVQSLDPHKIEGVPESNINRDLFEGLLISDVQGHPTAGVAESWDNKDFKVWTFHLRKNAKWSDGTPVTAHDFVYSWQRLADPKTASPYASYLQYGHIANIDDVIAGKKPTSDLGVKAIDDYTFEVTLSEPVPYFYKLLVHPSVSAVPKATIEKFGEKWTQPANIVTNGAYKLKDWVVNERIVLERNTNYWDNAKTVINQVTYLPISSEVTDVNRYRSGEIDMTYNNMPIELFQKLKKEIPKEVHVDPYLCTYYYEINNQKAPFTDVRVRTALKLALDRDIIVNKVKNQGDLPAYSYTPPYTDGAKLTEPAWFKMTQEQRNAEAKKLLAEAGYTADKPLSFSLLYNTSDLHKKLAIAVASIWKKNLGVDVKLENQEWKTFLDTRHQGTFDVARAGWCADYNEPTSFLNTMLSDSSNNTAHYKSPAFDKLIGDTLKVTDEAQRSELYSKAEQQLDKDSAIVPVYYYVNARLVKTWVGGYTGKDPMDNIYVKNLYIIKH from the coding sequence ATGTCCATCATCACAAAGAAAAGTCTGGTAGCTGCGGGGATTTTGACTGCACTAATTACCGGTAACGCGGCAATGGCTGCCGATGTACCGGCAGGAGTACAACTGGCGGAGAAGCAAACGCTGGTTCGTAACAACGGTTCTGAAGTGCAATCTCTCGATCCGCATAAAATCGAAGGGGTTCCTGAATCCAACATCAACCGCGACCTGTTTGAAGGTCTGCTGATCTCCGATGTTCAGGGGCACCCGACTGCCGGTGTCGCAGAGTCGTGGGATAATAAAGATTTCAAAGTCTGGACCTTCCATCTGCGTAAAAACGCGAAATGGTCCGACGGTACGCCTGTAACGGCGCATGATTTTGTTTATAGCTGGCAGCGTCTGGCGGATCCGAAAACCGCTTCTCCGTATGCGAGCTATCTGCAGTACGGCCACATCGCCAATATCGACGATGTTATCGCTGGCAAAAAACCGACCAGCGATCTTGGCGTAAAAGCAATTGATGATTACACCTTTGAAGTCACCCTGAGCGAGCCGGTTCCTTATTTCTATAAACTGCTGGTTCACCCATCTGTTTCGGCTGTGCCTAAAGCTACCATTGAAAAATTCGGCGAAAAATGGACCCAGCCGGCGAACATCGTGACCAACGGTGCTTACAAACTGAAAGATTGGGTGGTCAACGAACGTATCGTTCTTGAGCGCAACACCAATTACTGGGATAACGCGAAAACCGTTATTAACCAGGTAACGTACCTGCCAATCTCTTCTGAAGTAACGGACGTTAACCGCTACCGCAGCGGCGAAATCGACATGACTTATAACAACATGCCGATCGAACTGTTCCAGAAGCTGAAAAAAGAGATTCCTAAAGAAGTACACGTCGACCCGTACCTGTGTACTTATTACTACGAAATCAACAACCAGAAAGCCCCGTTCACTGACGTTCGCGTTCGTACCGCGCTGAAACTGGCGCTGGATCGCGACATCATCGTCAACAAAGTGAAAAACCAGGGCGATCTGCCGGCATACAGCTACACGCCGCCGTACACCGATGGCGCAAAATTGACTGAACCGGCCTGGTTCAAAATGACCCAGGAACAGCGTAACGCGGAAGCGAAAAAACTGCTGGCCGAAGCTGGCTACACCGCAGACAAACCGCTGTCGTTCAGCCTGCTGTATAACACCTCCGATCTGCATAAAAAACTGGCGATCGCTGTGGCTTCCATCTGGAAGAAAAACCTTGGCGTAGACGTTAAGCTGGAAAACCAGGAGTGGAAAACCTTCCTCGACACGCGTCATCAGGGCACCTTTGATGTTGCACGTGCGGGCTGGTGTGCGGACTACAACGAACCGACCTCCTTCCTGAATACCATGCTCTCTGACAGCTCCAACAACACGGCGCACTATAAGAGCCCGGCGTTTGACAAGCTGATCGGCGACACGCTGAAAGTCACTGACGAAGCACAGCGCAGCGAGCTTTATTCCAAAGCTGAACAGCAACTGGATAAAGACTCGGCGATCGTTCCGGTTTACTACTACGTGAACGCCCGTCTGGTGAAAACCTGGGTTGGTGGCTACACCGGTAAAGACCCGATGGATAATATCTACGTTAAAAACTTGTATATTATCAAGCATTAA
- the oppB gene encoding oligopeptide ABC transporter permease OppB, whose protein sequence is MLKFILRRCLEAIPTLFILITISFFMMRLAPGSPFTGERALAPEVMANIEAKYHLNDPITTQYFSYLKQLAHFDFGPSFKYKDYTVNDLVAASFPVSAKLGAAAFILAIVFGVTAGVVAALNQNTRWDYTVMGLAMTGVVIPSFVVAPLLVMIFAIVLKWLPAGGWNGGALKFMILPMVALSLAYIASIARITRGSMIEVLHSNFIRTARAKGLPMRRIIFRHALKPALLPVLSYMGPAFVGIITGSMVIETIYGLPGIGQLFVNGALNRDYSLVLSLTILVGTLTILFNAIVDVLYAVIDPKIRY, encoded by the coding sequence ATGTTGAAATTTATCCTACGTCGCTGTCTTGAAGCGATCCCAACACTTTTCATTCTTATTACCATCTCGTTCTTTATGATGCGTCTCGCGCCGGGAAGTCCATTCACCGGTGAACGTGCGCTGGCGCCAGAGGTCATGGCGAATATTGAAGCGAAATATCATTTAAACGACCCGATCACCACGCAATATTTCAGTTATCTGAAACAGCTGGCGCATTTCGATTTCGGGCCGTCATTCAAATACAAAGACTACACCGTGAATGACCTGGTAGCGGCAAGCTTCCCGGTTTCCGCAAAATTAGGTGCGGCGGCATTTATTCTGGCGATTGTCTTTGGCGTTACGGCCGGTGTCGTAGCCGCGCTTAACCAGAATACCCGATGGGACTATACGGTGATGGGGCTGGCAATGACCGGGGTCGTTATCCCGAGCTTCGTTGTCGCGCCGTTATTGGTGATGATCTTCGCCATCGTGCTGAAGTGGCTGCCAGCGGGCGGCTGGAATGGCGGGGCACTGAAATTCATGATCCTGCCGATGGTGGCGTTGTCTCTGGCTTATATTGCCAGCATTGCACGTATCACTCGCGGTTCGATGATTGAAGTTTTGCACTCTAACTTTATTCGCACTGCGCGTGCCAAAGGGTTGCCGATGCGCCGGATCATTTTCCGCCACGCGCTCAAACCCGCGCTGCTGCCAGTGCTCTCCTATATGGGCCCGGCGTTTGTCGGCATCATTACCGGTTCCATGGTTATCGAGACCATTTATGGTCTGCCGGGTATCGGCCAGCTGTTCGTTAACGGCGCGCTGAACCGTGACTATTCGCTGGTGCTGAGCCTGACCATTCTGGTTGGCACGCTGACCATTCTGTTTAACGCGATTGTTGATGTGCTGTATGCCGTTATCGATCCGAAGATTCGTTATTAA
- the oppC gene encoding oligopeptide ABC transporter permease OppC, giving the protein MMLSKKNSEALENFSEKLEVEGRSLWQDARRRFMHNRAAVASLIVLLLIALFVTLAPMLSQFSYFDTDWGMMSSKPDMESGHYFGTDSSGRDLLVRVAIGGRISLMVGIAAALVAVILGTLYGSLSGYLGGKTDSVMMRLLEILNSFPFMFFVILLVTFFGQNILLIFVAIGMVSWLDMARIVRGQTLSLKRKEFIEAAQVGGVSTANIVVRHIVPNVLGVVVVYASLLVPSMILFESFLSFLGLGTQEPLSSWGALLSDGANSMEVSPWLLLFPAGFLVITLFCFNFIGDGLRDALDPKDR; this is encoded by the coding sequence ATGATGTTAAGTAAGAAAAACAGCGAGGCGCTGGAAAACTTCAGTGAGAAACTGGAAGTCGAAGGACGAAGCCTGTGGCAGGACGCACGTCGTCGCTTTATGCATAACCGTGCTGCGGTAGCAAGCCTGATCGTACTGCTGCTGATAGCCCTGTTTGTGACATTAGCACCGATGCTGTCGCAGTTTAGTTATTTCGATACCGACTGGGGCATGATGTCCAGCAAGCCGGATATGGAGTCCGGTCACTATTTTGGTACTGACTCTTCGGGGCGCGACCTGCTGGTGCGTGTGGCAATCGGCGGACGTATCTCGCTGATGGTGGGTATCGCTGCGGCGCTGGTGGCCGTTATCCTGGGAACGCTGTACGGTTCACTTTCCGGCTACCTGGGCGGCAAAACGGACTCGGTGATGATGCGTTTGCTGGAGATCCTCAACTCCTTCCCGTTTATGTTCTTTGTGATCCTGCTGGTGACGTTCTTTGGGCAAAACATTCTGCTCATCTTTGTTGCTATCGGCATGGTTTCCTGGCTCGATATGGCGCGTATTGTGCGTGGTCAGACCCTGAGCCTGAAACGGAAAGAGTTTATCGAAGCGGCGCAGGTCGGCGGGGTTTCTACCGCTAATATTGTTGTGCGCCACATTGTGCCAAACGTACTGGGCGTGGTGGTGGTGTATGCCTCACTGCTGGTGCCAAGCATGATCCTGTTCGAATCCTTCCTGAGCTTCCTCGGTCTGGGTACCCAGGAGCCGCTAAGCAGCTGGGGCGCGCTGTTAAGCGATGGTGCGAACTCGATGGAAGTGTCGCCGTGGTTGCTGCTGTTCCCGGCAGGTTTCCTGGTTATCACTTTGTTTTGTTTTAACTTTATCGGCGATGGCCTGCGTGATGCCCTCGATCCGAAAGACCGTTAA
- a CDS encoding ABC transporter ATP-binding protein → MSITETSFASATQQQSNLLLDVKDLRVTFQTPDGDVTAVNDLNFSLRAGETLGIVGESGSGKSQTAFALMGLLAANGRIGGSATFNGKEILNLPEQALNKLRAEQISMIFQDPMTSLNPYMRVGEQLMEVLMLHKGMNKAEAFEESVKMLDAVKMPEARKRMRMYPHEFSGGMRQRVMIAMALLCRPKLLIADEPTTALDVTVQAQIMTLLNELKREFNTAIIMITHDLGVVAGICDKVLVMYAGRTMEYGKARDVFYQPSHPYSIGLLNAVPRLDTEGEALLTIPGNPPNLLRLPKGCPFQPRCPHAMEICNSTPPLEEFAPGRLRACFKSVEELV, encoded by the coding sequence ATGAGCATAACTGAAACCTCATTCGCGTCGGCGACGCAGCAGCAATCCAATCTCCTGCTGGACGTGAAAGATCTGCGTGTGACCTTCCAGACCCCGGATGGCGACGTCACGGCGGTGAATGACCTGAACTTCTCGCTGCGTGCCGGTGAAACGCTGGGTATCGTGGGTGAATCGGGTTCCGGTAAATCCCAGACGGCGTTTGCTCTGATGGGGTTGCTGGCGGCGAACGGGCGCATTGGCGGCTCGGCGACGTTCAACGGCAAAGAGATCCTTAACCTGCCGGAGCAGGCGCTGAACAAACTGCGCGCAGAGCAGATCTCGATGATTTTCCAGGACCCAATGACCTCGCTGAACCCGTATATGCGCGTGGGTGAGCAGTTGATGGAAGTCCTGATGTTGCACAAAGGCATGAACAAAGCGGAAGCATTTGAAGAGTCCGTAAAAATGCTCGACGCGGTGAAAATGCCGGAAGCACGTAAACGCATGCGCATGTATCCGCATGAGTTTTCCGGCGGTATGCGCCAGCGTGTCATGATCGCAATGGCGTTGTTATGCCGGCCAAAACTGTTGATCGCCGATGAACCGACCACTGCGCTGGACGTGACCGTACAGGCGCAGATCATGACCCTGTTGAACGAGCTGAAACGCGAATTCAACACCGCAATCATTATGATCACCCATGATCTGGGCGTTGTTGCTGGTATCTGTGACAAAGTGCTGGTGATGTACGCTGGCCGTACCATGGAGTATGGCAAAGCGCGCGATGTGTTCTATCAACCATCGCATCCGTACTCTATCGGCCTGTTGAATGCCGTACCGCGCCTCGACACGGAAGGCGAAGCGTTGTTGACCATTCCTGGCAACCCGCCGAACCTGCTGCGTCTGCCGAAAGGCTGCCCGTTCCAGCCGCGCTGCCCGCACGCGATGGAAATCTGTAACAGTACTCCACCGCTGGAGGAGTTTGCCCCGGGCCGTTTGCGCGCCTGCTTTAAATCGGTGGAGGAACTGGTATGA
- the oppF gene encoding murein tripeptide/oligopeptide ABC transporter ATP binding protein OppF, whose product MNTAIDERKVLLEIADLKVHFDIKDGKQWFWQPPKTLKAVDGVTLRLYEGETLGVVGESGCGKSTFARAIIGLVKATDGKVAWLGKDLLGMKQEEWRDVRSDIQMIFQDPLASLNPRMTIGEIIAEPLRTYHPKMSRQEVRDRVKTMMMKVGLLPNLINRYPHEFSGGQCQRIGIARALILEPKLIICDEPVSALDVSIQAQVVNLLQQLQREMGLSLIFIAHDLAVVKHISDRVLVMYLGHAVELGTYDEVYQNPLHPYTKALMSAVPVPDPDREKNKTIQLLEGDLPSPINPPSGCVFRTRCPIAGPECAQTRPVLEGSFRHAVSCLKVDPL is encoded by the coding sequence ATGAATACCGCGATTGATGAGAGAAAAGTGCTGCTGGAAATCGCCGATTTAAAGGTGCATTTCGACATCAAAGATGGCAAGCAGTGGTTCTGGCAACCGCCGAAAACCCTGAAAGCGGTTGATGGCGTTACGCTGCGTCTGTACGAAGGGGAAACCCTCGGTGTGGTGGGCGAATCCGGTTGCGGCAAGTCGACTTTCGCCCGTGCCATTATTGGCCTGGTGAAAGCCACCGACGGAAAAGTGGCCTGGCTGGGTAAAGATCTGCTGGGCATGAAGCAGGAAGAGTGGCGCGACGTGCGCAGCGATATCCAGATGATATTCCAGGATCCGCTGGCATCACTGAACCCACGTATGACTATCGGTGAAATCATCGCCGAACCGCTGCGCACCTATCATCCGAAAATGTCGCGCCAGGAAGTGCGCGATCGCGTTAAAACGATGATGATGAAAGTGGGACTGCTGCCGAACCTGATTAACCGCTATCCGCATGAGTTCTCCGGTGGCCAGTGTCAGCGTATCGGTATTGCCCGCGCGCTGATCCTCGAACCGAAACTGATCATTTGTGATGAGCCGGTTTCCGCGCTGGATGTTTCAATCCAGGCGCAGGTCGTTAACCTGCTGCAGCAACTGCAACGTGAAATGGGGCTGTCGCTAATCTTTATCGCCCACGACCTGGCGGTGGTTAAGCATATCTCCGACCGTGTGCTGGTGATGTATCTCGGCCATGCTGTAGAGCTTGGCACTTATGACGAGGTGTACCAGAACCCGCTGCATCCATATACCAAAGCGCTGATGTCGGCGGTGCCGGTTCCGGATCCGGATCGGGAAAAGAACAAGACGATACAGTTGCTGGAAGGGGATTTGCCGTCACCAATCAACCCGCCGTCGGGCTGCGTGTTCCGTACTCGCTGCCCGATTGCCGGGCCTGAGTGCGCGCAGACACGTCCGGTGCTGGAGGGCAGCTTCCGTCATGCGGTCTCCTGCCTGAAAGTCGACCCGCTATAA
- a CDS encoding HI1450 family dsDNA-mimic protein — MEMDLNNRLTEDETLEQAYDIFLELAADNLDPADIILFNLQFEERGGAELFDPGEDWQEHVDYDLNPDFFAEVVIGLADTDGGEINDIFARVLLCREKDHKLCHILWRE, encoded by the coding sequence ATGGAAATGGATCTGAATAATCGCCTGACCGAAGACGAAACCCTTGAGCAGGCTTACGACATCTTCCTCGAACTGGCAGCGGATAATCTCGACCCGGCGGACATCATTCTTTTCAACTTACAGTTTGAAGAGCGTGGCGGCGCTGAGTTGTTTGATCCGGGCGAAGACTGGCAGGAACATGTGGATTACGATTTAAACCCGGACTTCTTCGCTGAGGTGGTCATTGGCCTTGCGGATACCGATGGCGGCGAGATCAATGACATCTTCGCACGCGTCTTACTGTGCCGCGAAAAAGATCACAAACTTTGCCATATTCTCTGGCGCGAATAA
- the cls gene encoding cardiolipin synthase, producing MSAFYTVMSWLIVLGYWLLIAGVTLRILMKRRAVTSAMAWLLIIYILPLVGIIAYLSLGELHLGKRRAERARAMWPSTAKWLNDLKNFKHIFATENSGVASSLFKLCERRQGIAGVKGNQLQLLTSTDDVMQALIRDIQLARHNIEMVFYIWQPGGMADQVAESLMAAARRGVHCRLLLDSAGSVAFFRSPWATMMRNAGIEVVEALKVNLMRVFLRRMDLRQHRKIVLIDNYIAYTGSMNLVDPRFFKQDAGVGQWVDLMARMEGPIATAMGIVYSCDWEIETGKRILPPPPDANIMPFEEASGHTIHTIASGPGFPEDLIHQALLTAVYASREYLIMTTPYFVPSDDLLHAICTAAQRGVDVSIILPRKNDSLLVGWASRAFFGELLAAGVKIYQFEGGLLHTKSVLVDGELSLIGTVNLDMRSLWLNFEITLVIDDAGFGGDLAAVQDDYISRSRLLDARLWVKRPFWHRIAERLFYFFSPLL from the coding sequence ATGTCCGCTTTTTACACGGTAATGAGTTGGCTGATTGTCCTGGGTTACTGGCTACTGATTGCTGGTGTAACACTGCGCATATTGATGAAGCGCCGCGCGGTCACCTCTGCGATGGCGTGGTTATTGATTATTTACATCCTGCCGCTGGTTGGGATCATCGCCTATCTTTCCCTGGGTGAGCTGCACCTTGGAAAACGTCGCGCCGAGCGTGCCCGCGCTATGTGGCCTTCGACTGCCAAGTGGCTGAATGATCTGAAAAATTTCAAGCATATCTTTGCCACTGAAAACAGCGGTGTGGCGTCGTCTCTTTTCAAGCTTTGCGAGCGACGTCAGGGGATCGCCGGGGTTAAGGGCAACCAGTTGCAGCTACTCACCTCAACCGATGATGTCATGCAGGCATTGATCCGCGACATCCAGCTCGCCCGCCACAATATTGAGATGGTGTTTTACATCTGGCAACCCGGCGGAATGGCGGATCAGGTGGCCGAATCGTTAATGGCCGCAGCGCGCCGCGGCGTACACTGTCGGCTGTTGCTGGACTCTGCCGGCAGCGTGGCGTTTTTCCGCAGCCCGTGGGCAACCATGATGCGAAACGCCGGCATTGAAGTGGTCGAAGCGCTGAAAGTGAATTTAATGCGTGTTTTTCTGCGCCGCATGGATTTACGCCAGCACCGGAAAATCGTGTTGATAGATAATTACATCGCCTACACCGGCAGTATGAATCTGGTTGATCCGCGCTTCTTTAAGCAAGATGCTGGCGTCGGTCAGTGGGTCGATTTGATGGCGCGCATGGAAGGTCCGATCGCTACGGCAATGGGGATTGTTTACTCTTGCGACTGGGAAATTGAAACCGGAAAACGCATTCTTCCCCCGCCGCCGGACGCCAACATCATGCCTTTTGAGGAGGCCAGCGGCCACACCATTCACACCATTGCTTCCGGGCCTGGTTTTCCGGAAGATCTGATCCATCAGGCATTGCTGACCGCTGTCTACGCCTCGCGCGAATATTTAATTATGACCACGCCCTATTTCGTGCCCAGCGACGACCTGCTGCATGCGATTTGTACGGCTGCTCAGCGCGGTGTGGACGTGAGTATTATTCTGCCGCGCAAAAACGATTCGCTGCTGGTCGGCTGGGCCAGTCGGGCATTTTTTGGCGAGTTGCTGGCCGCAGGCGTAAAGATTTACCAGTTCGAAGGCGGTCTGCTGCATACCAAAAGCGTGCTGGTGGATGGCGAACTGAGCCTCATTGGTACTGTAAATCTGGATATGCGTAGCCTGTGGCTGAATTTCGAAATCACGCTGGTGATTGACGATGCCGGTTTCGGTGGCGATCTGGCGGCCGTACAGGATGATTACATCTCCCGCTCCCGCTTACTTGATGCGCGATTGTGGGTAAAACGGCCGTTCTGGCACCGCATTGCTGAACGACTGTTTTACTTCTTCAGTCCGTTGCTGTAA